The Candidatus Methanoperedens sp. genomic interval AAATTTGATAAGCGCTCGTCTCCACCGGTTCGTATAATAAGGTCTACATAGGGCACAGAGCCGCTTGCAGGATACAGGTTATTCGATATGGTCTCTTCATTAATGTCTCTTAGAGATAGCTCGCCGTTCCTGATTTTCCACGCCATCCTCCGTGCAGCATCAACAAGCTCCTGCCTCCCGCCATAGGCAAGCGCCACATTAAGATATACACCGTCGTAATTTTTTGTAATCTCTTCGGCATGTTTTGCAGAAGATTGCAAAGAGAGGGGAAGATTTTCTATAGTACCAAGCACCCTGACTCTCATTCTGCGTCTATGAGTTCGTTCATCAGTGCATATTTTATCAAACTTAATCCCTATAAGCTCAAAAAGCCTTTTTTTCTCCAATTCTGATCTTACAAAATTCTCTGTTGAAAAAGCATAGACTGTGAGCTGTTTAATACCCAGATCAAAACTCCAGTCAAGAACTTTTTCTGTCGTGTCTGCTCCCCTGAAATGACCATAATACTGTGCCAGCCCATGCTTCTTTGCAAAGCGTCTGTTGCCGTCCATTATAATTGCAACATGCGATGGGACAGGCTTATCCTTTATTTCATTGGCAAGTAAAGCCTCATAACCTCCGTACAAAATTCCCGACAAGCTCAATCGAACCACGCATCATTAACTGTCTAATAAGTATTAAAATTTACCTGAAATCTCCCAGCTTACGCTGCTCATCGGCTGGCTCCTCGACGGGTACGGGAGTACCTATCTGTTTCAGGATTTTTTGAGCAATTTTCGGGCCAATGATTTTTGCAATAATACGCGGCTCCGCCGCCCGAAGCGCTTCCATATCCCTGAATCCGGCATCATAAAGCTTTCTTGCCCTCACCCTGCCTATGCCTCTTATCTGGATAAGGTCAAGAAGTTCTTGTGCTGCCCCGTATTCAACGCGTTTTTCAAGTTCCCGCGTTTTGTGTGCTATCGGGCTTTTCTGGAATGCAGCAAGTTCAGCCGTTGAATGAACAAGCCACAGCATTGTTTCGGAGAGAGCACGTATATCACCTTCACCGATGCCGAATTTCTTAACAATATCTTCTTCTTTTTTCTCATTTATCCAGTCAAGCATCACGCATGCGGTTTTTACCTCTGAAAGGAACCATTCGTAGTCAACCTTGAACTGCGCAGGTACGTGAACGAACTCCATGTGGTGCTCCATGACCAGATCACTTAACCATTCATAATCGTTTGAGCGAAGATACAATTGCCGCATGTCCGGCGTCCTGCATGCAAGATGAAGAAGCGTCAGCTCCGTGTACAGCATGCCTTTTTCATCTATCTTCTCCATCCCTTCAAGTATCATTGATGCAGAAAGCGGGTCTATGTATAAGCGGGATACAAGTTCCCCGAGGCGGGTGGCAAAAAGACCGTCTTTCTCTATTATCATCTTTTTTTCAACAAGGAAATCTATTATTTTTTGAATCACAGCCTTCAAGCTCCACGGCTCCTGCTGGGTAGAGTAAAAAGTTGCTCCCATGAACTCAAGCAGTTCTTCCATGCTCCTTGCAAAACCTGTTGCGATTGTGGAAAGGATATGTGTGCGAAGTGCATTTTCCGAACCGAGTTTTGACCAGATTTTTTCAACATCAGCAAGAACATACTGCCTCATGAGTTCCTCAAGTTCATCGTACGTTTTTGCCACAAGAACGGCTTCGCCGTAAGGATCAAGCCGAGGTCGCCCTGCCCTGCCTGCCATCTGTTTGTACTCAAGCACAGGGATGGGCACGAGTCCGAAATTAACATCGTACCTCCGATATCCTTTTATTATGACGCGCCGCGCCGGGAGATTCAGCCCCGCAGCCAGCGTTGGCGTAGCAGCTATCACTTTTATCGTGCCCGCGCGGAACCCGTCCTCAATAATCTTGCGCTGCTCAGAGATAAGACCTGCATGGTGAAATGCGCTTCCATTCTCGATGCCCATGGCAAGCTTTCTTGCAGCCTCCACCTCGCTTGATTCCCGGAGATCTGAGGCAAGAACGTGAAGTTTCTCTTTTGTTTCACCGGATAGGAGAGAGGATATGGATGTTCCGATGCGCAAAGCCATGCCTTCAGCATTCTTGCGGCTGCTCTCGAATATAAGGCACTGCCCGCCCTCGGCAAGGGTGTCGACAACCAGTGATATGGTGCTGTCTTTGTGGGTTTCTTTGATTTCGCGCTGGGAGGTGGCGAAATTTATAGCATTTCCGAAGAAGACCCCCTCTTTTAACTCTATGGGGCGCCAGTCGCTCACAACAAGCTCGGCACTCAGCCATTTTGCAATCTCGTTGGCATTGCCTATGGTGGCTGAAAGCGCGATAAGCTGCATTTTCGGGTTCATGCGCATCAATTTTGCAAGCACTATCTCAAGCGTGGGACCCCTGTCAGGGGAATCGATGAGATGAATCTCATCCGCGATTACAATTGTTATCTCCTCCATCCAGCGCGTCCTGTTGCGCAGGAGGGAATCCACTTTTTCGGACGTGGCTACGATAATGTCAAAATTCCCGAGCCACTCTTCAGAAGAATCATAGTCGCCGGTTGAAATGGCGGTAGATATTCCCCTGCCGTCTCTTTTCCTTATACTTTCAAATTTGCGGAAGCTGTCGTACTTTTCGCTTGCAAGCGCCCGCAGTGGCACGATATACAGAGCTTTTCCCCGCTTGTTCTCATCCAGTATTGAGCTTAGCATGGCAAATTCTGCAAGCAAGGTTTTGCCTGAGGCCGTGGGTATTGCCGCCACGAGATTCTTGCCTTCGAGCAACCCTCTACCAACAGCATCAGCCTGAGGAGGATAGAGTTCGGTTATACCTGAATCCTTATAGAATTGGATGACGCTGTCAGGAAGGTCGAGGTCTTGGATGTTCATTTCAGAGCTAAAAGGTGAGGATGCTTAAAAAGAATTTCTCAAAGGAAACTTTAAAGCGATTGCTCAACCTCTCATAATCAGGATGTCAAAGCAGAAACTTATGGAGGAGGTAGTTGCAGAGGTTCAGGATTGCAGGAAATGCCGGCTCTGGAGATATGCAAAGAACCCTGTTCCTGGAGAGGGCAACCCGGATGCCAAGCTGATGCTAATAGGCGAGGCGCCGGGTTACCAGGAAGATATTAAGGGCAGACCTTTTGTTGGGAGGGCGGGCAAGCTCCTCGATACGCTGCTCTGCGGCATTGGTCTTGGGAGAAGGGATGTTTATATAAGCAATATCGTAAAGCATCGCCCTCCTGAGAACAGGGCACCGAAGGAGGATGAAATCAAGGCTTGCGCTCCTTACCTTGATGAACAGATTCAGATAATAAGGCCAGAGATTATTGTTACACTGGGAAAGCACTCAACACGATATATTCTATCAAAGGTGAATATAGAGAGTGAAGGAATAACCGGGGTTAGAGGACGGCTCTACAAGGAGAGGCTTTTTGACTTTCCGGTCAGGATAATACCCACATATCATCCGGCAGCGGTGCTCTACAATCCAGCGTATTTGTCCAGCCTCGAAGAAGATTTCAGAAGGATAAAAACTGAGCTTAAGGCTTCCACCAACATATAACATGACAGTTTTATATTATAGAAGGTAATTTTAATTCTCGTGGTATTATGGTAACATTTAAGAATGCACTATTTATAGCAGCTATCGGGCTTGTAGTTCTCTTCTCAGGATGCACAGGTACCCAGCAGGGCAAAGTATCAGAAACTGCGGCGCCTACCCCTGCTGTGCAAACCACAGGCGAACAGACTCCTGTTGCGACCTCAAGCTATCAGCTTGCACTTGAAGTTAAGACACTTGCGGATTGTATCGTAAGTGGAACAAAACAGCCCTGTACTCAAGTAAATCTGGATGTTAAAAATAACAATCCGCAGAGCCTCGATGTTGCAGTGGTTAAAAACACACTCGGACTAAAAGACGGGAGAACACCGAATATGTACGACAGCGTGGGCGGATTAAGTACCGCGTGCGTGCGCAGTACCGGCTTGCAGTTTAAGCTGAGTGCTAATACGAATCAAAATCTTGCCATGTGCTATCCCTTAGTCCATAAGAGCGATGCCCCAACGTTAAATCTTGGTGTGATGATAAACGGAGAACGAAAGGACTACCCCTTTGATTTAACCAAATATGGGCTGACGGATTAAAACGAGGTTCTCAAATGACGTATCATCTGCACGCCTGTTGGTGAAAAGGTCGTATTCTTATACGGAAAGTTTTAAACTTTATTAATGTACAATGCCGTTATCTGCCCGATAGAAAACACATAAGGTTAATCGCAACCTGATACGGATTCACACTAATTACTCAGTCTATCCGGCGGCTTATTTCATGTCAGAGTATCGAAAAAACCTTGGTCTTGCCGAGCTTGTAAGTTTCGGTGTGGGAGGAACCATAGGCTCAGGCATATTCGTGGTTCCAGGCATAGCTGCTGGATTAGCAGGTCCAAGCTCGCTGCTTGCCTGGCTCATGGTTGCAATCTCAGCAAGCTGCGTCATGTTATCGCTTGCCTGGGCGTCATCAAAATATCCCTCTACGGGTGCTTTTTATTCCATATTTTCAAAAGTCTTTGGCAGAAGGCTTTCAGGCTCTGTGGTTATACTTTATTTGATAGGTTCAGTTTTCGGCATAGCTACAATTGCAGCAGGGATAGGGCAGTATGTGACTTTTTTCGGGTATCCTGATGTGCTCTGGCTTGAGATAGTAATCATAGCTCTGTTAGGCATAATCAACATTATAGGCGTAAGACCTTCAGGGAATATTGAAAACGTCCTCACCCTCCTGAAAACCCTTCCCCTGATTGTTCTGGCTATTTTTTTGCTGCCGTATATTCTTAAGGAAAACTTTACCCCGTTTTTCACAGGGAATAAAACTGATTTTTTAAAAGTAGCGATTATCGTGTACTGGCCATACACAGGTTTTGAGATAAGCGCAATACCGGCGGGTGAGACCAGGAATATAAAGGATGTGTTCGCATCGCTTGTAATTGTGATGCTGATTACCACAACTGTATATCTTTTTCTGAACGTCGCCCTGATAGGCAGCATGGGAAGCGGGTTGCTGGCTTCATCCTCAGCACCTTTGGCACTCGCGGCGGCCAAGGCATTTCACACCTCTGGAAAGGTAATGGCTGTAATCGGAATTATAGCCATGCTGTCTGCGCTCAATGCTTATATTCTTGCAGCCTCGCGTGTTTTGCAGAATATATCGTTTGAAAACAGTATTCGCCTGCTCCCTGATCTGAGCAGGAAAGGAACGCCGTATATGGCGATTGCAGTCAGTGCCGCAGTCGGGGCATCGCTGCTGCTATTCACCAATCATTTCGCACAGCTTGCTACGATTTCAGTTCTCGCCACACTGCTGCCTTATATTTTTATATGCGTTGCCACACTGAAGCTTTTCGAGAACCCCAAAATCCGTACGGTCGCTGCAGTTGGGCTTGTATCCACACTGGCTATTCTTGCGACATTTGTTTTATAGAGTTATTTTATCGAGTTCATACTTTCTGCACACTCAAAACCAGCCTTGATCGAGCCGTTCATGCTCCTCTCAGGATAGTTCCCAGCCGAGAACATGCCGGCAAGATAAAGCCCATTGATATTTGTTTTATAAGGAAGGAGTTTTCTCCTGTATCCTACTTCATACACAGGCGCAGTATCTAAATCCCTGCGCATGCGCCACCATTTCACCTTTTCCCGAAATCCCGGGAAGAGTTTTTCAAGACCGCCAAGGTACAGCTCGATAAGCTCTTCATCGCTACATTTCCAGAGCATACTGTCGGGATTCTGGAAGTACGAGGTCACGTACATCAAATGCTCCCCGTAATCTGAAGCCGGGATAAAGTTGGTATGTTCAATCACTGCGCCGAACGGAAATTTTCCCTTGATGTTCAGCCAGTAAACATCGCCCATTACTTTTTCGGTCAATCCAAAGAGAGCGCATGCAGTAC includes:
- the uppS gene encoding polyprenyl diphosphate synthase, with the translated sequence MVRLSLSGILYGGYEALLANEIKDKPVPSHVAIIMDGNRRFAKKHGLAQYYGHFRGADTTEKVLDWSFDLGIKQLTVYAFSTENFVRSELEKKRLFELIGIKFDKICTDERTHRRRMRVRVLGTIENLPLSLQSSAKHAEEITKNYDGVYLNVALAYGGRQELVDAARRMAWKIRNGELSLRDINEETISNNLYPASGSVPYVDLIIRTGGDERLSNFLPWQANGNECAAYFCAPFWPEFRRIDFLRAIRTYQTREHERQKSTVMRIVKLLSYYGMVEVEDVIRISRRFISIPKEEIIKILHELAHHNVAMQGMIKW
- a CDS encoding ATP-dependent DNA helicase, which translates into the protein MNIQDLDLPDSVIQFYKDSGITELYPPQADAVGRGLLEGKNLVAAIPTASGKTLLAEFAMLSSILDENKRGKALYIVPLRALASEKYDSFRKFESIRKRDGRGISTAISTGDYDSSEEWLGNFDIIVATSEKVDSLLRNRTRWMEEITIVIADEIHLIDSPDRGPTLEIVLAKLMRMNPKMQLIALSATIGNANEIAKWLSAELVVSDWRPIELKEGVFFGNAINFATSQREIKETHKDSTISLVVDTLAEGGQCLIFESSRKNAEGMALRIGTSISSLLSGETKEKLHVLASDLRESSEVEAARKLAMGIENGSAFHHAGLISEQRKIIEDGFRAGTIKVIAATPTLAAGLNLPARRVIIKGYRRYDVNFGLVPIPVLEYKQMAGRAGRPRLDPYGEAVLVAKTYDELEELMRQYVLADVEKIWSKLGSENALRTHILSTIATGFARSMEELLEFMGATFYSTQQEPWSLKAVIQKIIDFLVEKKMIIEKDGLFATRLGELVSRLYIDPLSASMILEGMEKIDEKGMLYTELTLLHLACRTPDMRQLYLRSNDYEWLSDLVMEHHMEFVHVPAQFKVDYEWFLSEVKTACVMLDWINEKKEEDIVKKFGIGEGDIRALSETMLWLVHSTAELAAFQKSPIAHKTRELEKRVEYGAAQELLDLIQIRGIGRVRARKLYDAGFRDMEALRAAEPRIIAKIIGPKIAQKILKQIGTPVPVEEPADEQRKLGDFR
- the udg gene encoding type-4 uracil-DNA glycosylase; translated protein: MSKQKLMEEVVAEVQDCRKCRLWRYAKNPVPGEGNPDAKLMLIGEAPGYQEDIKGRPFVGRAGKLLDTLLCGIGLGRRDVYISNIVKHRPPENRAPKEDEIKACAPYLDEQIQIIRPEIIVTLGKHSTRYILSKVNIESEGITGVRGRLYKERLFDFPVRIIPTYHPAAVLYNPAYLSSLEEDFRRIKTELKASTNI
- a CDS encoding APC family permease, whose protein sequence is MSEYRKNLGLAELVSFGVGGTIGSGIFVVPGIAAGLAGPSSLLAWLMVAISASCVMLSLAWASSKYPSTGAFYSIFSKVFGRRLSGSVVILYLIGSVFGIATIAAGIGQYVTFFGYPDVLWLEIVIIALLGIINIIGVRPSGNIENVLTLLKTLPLIVLAIFLLPYILKENFTPFFTGNKTDFLKVAIIVYWPYTGFEISAIPAGETRNIKDVFASLVIVMLITTTVYLFLNVALIGSMGSGLLASSSAPLALAAAKAFHTSGKVMAVIGIIAMLSALNAYILAASRVLQNISFENSIRLLPDLSRKGTPYMAIAVSAAVGASLLLFTNHFAQLATISVLATLLPYIFICVATLKLFENPKIRTVAAVGLVSTLAILATFVL